A region from the Dermacentor andersoni chromosome 11, qqDerAnde1_hic_scaffold, whole genome shotgun sequence genome encodes:
- the LOC126518351 gene encoding BRISC and BRCA1-A complex member 1-like gives MAAARESEFDFGLESTEDSTLLAARAGAGAMESAPTTSQVVHVKVPSRIDDSEEDSDSSSPRDLWDAVKIDLAQAGSDSDNVVKDSRISRGPSVDRENVPVERTLPQMNCPERIVICVDLCSEMEDMPFTFSDGSKHSPLFMIKRVVELFVHNKHKIDKRHEFALVVFHEVPLWIRNFTNDPKEISNFLEDLNETRHCESCDLTGLFDAITEHTHIPEVGREGPFPPPFLVRTILIYGRSNSVPQVHSNLQMLKQMMHSLYFFLDILYVHEPLSETNCCQEIFNAFVALDDHLQSYMFEVSRNATKLHNCMAKLLAHPLQRLQQHLAHYKLKADESPS, from the exons ATGGCGGCAGCCAGAGAGAGTGAATTCGACTTTGGACTCGAAAGTACGGAAGACTCGACGCTGTTAGCAGCCCGAGCTGGCGCTGGCGCTATGGAAAGCGCTCCGACGACGAGCCAGGTCGTCCACGTCAAGGTGCCCTCGCGTATCGATGACAGCGAGGAAGACAGCGACTCGTCGAGTCCGCGCGACTTGTGGGACGCTGTAAAGATCGACCTAGCTCAGGCGGGTTCGGACTCGGACAACGTCGTGAAGGACTCTAGAATTAGCCGGGGCCCATCTGTGGACAGGGAAAATGTGCCCGTCGAGAGGACCTTGCCGCAAATGAACTGCCCTGAGAGAATC GTTATATGCGTTGACCTTTGTTCAGAGATGGAGGACATGCCATTCACATTCTCAGATGG GTCAAAGCACTCCCCCCTGTTCATGATCAAGCGGGTGGTTGAGCTGTTTGTACATAACAAGCACAAAATAGACAAGCGACATGAATTCGCCCTCGTTGTCTTCCACGAAGTGCCTCTTTGG ATCAGAAACTTCACAAACGACCCAAAGGAAATCTCCAACTTCCTTGAGGACCTCAATGAGACAAGGCATTGTGAAAGCTGTG ACCTCACTGGCTTGTTTGATGCAAT AACTGAGCACACCCACATCCCGGAAGTGGGCAGGGAGGGACCCTTCCCACCACCTTTCCTGGTTCGAACAATCCTCATCTATGGCCGGTCCAACAGCGTACCCCAGGTTCACAGCAACCTGCAG ATGCTCAAACAGATGATGCATTCTCTCTACTTCTTTCTCGACATCCTGTATGTTCATGAACCCTTGTCCGAGACGAACTGCTGCCAG GAGATATTCAACGCTTTTGTCGCCCTCGACGACCACCTGCAGTCCTACATGTTCGAGGTGTCGCGGAATGCCACGAAGCTCCACAACTGCATGGCCAAGCTTTTGGCCCACCCGCTACAGAGGCTGCAGCAGCACTTAGCCCACTACAAGCTCAAGGCCGACGAGAGCCCAAGTTGA